From the genome of Lutzomyia longipalpis isolate SR_M1_2022 chromosome 2, ASM2433408v1, one region includes:
- the LOC129788993 gene encoding exonuclease mut-7 homolog has protein sequence MSEASNIPYPADFRDSEDDDLELFDSYSNPESDFEDTLENSVMKTRMNLKMRIVPDKTHTAGLHGKPFDASLAPEIQAWYDEFKQIWNQYKKGPVVTKSLELFYSSCDNPFLMSLKLFADCPNLSNIKPNSMPYAILEELQKYKKSKNLNVSNYVDDNLKMVTFNLVKGQGQLNLFKVAKETFELVESKQIFVEEVRKMTRQGQYKEACQIATELEMFEEFDLYELVLPLLLQDKITVVEEYLNGAVHLRKPLVELLDSFLDKKMSVSNNCEKVIAKYNYPDVRYNKLDTKPLTKLIQRLAKMYDMPKELTPNMNKRHNYGALQFLIHKRFIDKSLNKDSWQEMVKVTVPMDAPDLQLELVNACSDFGDTSDGAMWAKYFNVPHNDLPIDVSEFVAGKPSAYPQYPHPDDWDKVDQGQGVAYHRLRKDTKIILVATRTEFREMIDYLREQSVVGFDAEWKPTFRANNEVALIQLATRTRVYLIDVICLRVQSEDWTRLGRLVFNNDEVLKLGFSPANDVSILQKSLPTLNLHPVTSVAAGYLDLQELRRRVLHIPKFRFPFSGERHAGKIPTGENLSNLVYLCLGKQLDKSNQFSNWEKRPLRQDQINYAALDAFCLLEIFDVLEGILTRMGYDFGEFINNLLTESRGKRANSARKAQ, from the exons ATGTCCGAGGCATCAAATATTCCATATCCTGCCGATTTTCGCGACTCAGAAGATGATGATCTTGAACTCTTTGACAGCTACTCC AATCCTGAATCGGATTTTGAGGACACCTTGGAGAATTCTGTGATGAAAACACGGATGAACCTGAAAATGAGAATTGTTCCGGACAAGACTCACACTGCCGGGCTGCATGGGAAGCCTTTTGATGCATCCCTTGCACCAGAAATCCAAGCTTGGTACGATGAGTTCAAGCAGATTTGGAATCAAT ACAAAAAGGGTCCTGTTGTGACGAAATCCTTGGAGTTGTTTTACTCATCCTGCGATAATCCTTTCCTAATGAGCTTAAAGCTTTTTGCTGACTGCccaaatttatcaaatatcaAGCCAAATAGTATGCCATATGCTA TTCTGGAGGAGCTTCAAAAGTACAAAAAGAGCAAGAATCTGAATGTTTCAAACTACGTGGATGACAATCTCAAGATGGTGACGTTTAATTTGGTGAAGGGACAGGGGCAGCTGAATCTCTTCAAAGTAGCCAAAGAGACGTTTGAGCTTGTGGAGAGTAAGCAAATCTTCGTGGAGGAAGTTCGAAAGATGACACGACAGGGGCAGTACAAGGAAGCGTGCCAAATTGCAACGGAACTAGAGATGTTTGAGGAGTTTGATTTGTACGAATTGGTACTGCCGCTACTGCTGCAGGATAAGATCACCGTTGTGGAGGAATATCTCAATGGGGCTGTGCACCTGAGGAAACCACTTGTGGAACTTCTGGACTCCTTCCTGGACAAGAAGATGTCCGTGTCGAATAATTGCGAAAAAGTGATTGCAAAGTACAATTATCCTGATGTGCGGTACAACAAATTGGACACAAAACCATTGACCAAGCTTATTCAGAGACTAGCAAAGATGTACGACATGCCCAAAGAGTTGACGCCAAATATGAATAAGCGACACAACTACGGGGCACTTCAGTTTCTCATCCACAAAAGGTTCATCGACAAGAGTCTCA aCAAGGACTCTTGGCAGGAAATGGTAAAAGTTACCGTGCCAATGGATGCTCCGGATCTGCAGCTGGAGCTGGTGAATGCGTGCTCAGACTTTGGTGATACATCCGATGGTGCAATGTGGGCAAAGTACTTCAATGTTCCCCACAATGATCTTCCCATAGATGTGAGTGAATTCGTAGCAGGTAAACCATCAGCATACCCACAGTATCCACACCCAGATGATTGGGATAAGGTGGATCAAGGTCAGGGTGTGGCCTACCACAGACTCCGCAAAGACACGAAGATCATCCTCGTGGCAACACGCACCGAATTCCGGGAGATGATTGATTACCTGCGCGAGCAGAGTGTTGTGGGCTTCGATGCGGAGTGGAAGCCAACATTCCGTGCCAACAACGAGGTGGCACTCATTCAACTGGCCACACGTACCCGCGTCTACCTGATTGATGTGATTTGCCTGAGAGTACAAAGTGAGGACTGGACGCGTCTCGGGAGGCTTGTCTTCAACAACGACGAAGTCCTCAAGTTGGGCTTCTCGCCAGCCAATGATGTCTCCATCCTCCAAAAATCTCTGCCCACACTCAATCTCCATCCCGTTACTTCCGTTGCTGCTGGCTATTTGGATTTACAGGAGCTACGTCGACGTGTACTGCACATCCCCAAGTTTCGCTTTCCCTTCAGCGGAGAACGGCATGCCGGGAAGATTCCCACGGGGGAGAATCTCAGCAACCTCGTGTACCTCTGCCTGGGTAAGCAACTGGATAAGTCCAATCAGTTCTCCAACTGGGAGAAACGACCACTGCGTCAAGACCAAATCAACTATGCTGCCCTCGATGCTTTCTGCCTCCTTGAGATCTTCGACGTGCTCGAAGGTATCCTCACACGGATGGGCTACGACTTTGGGGAATTCATCAACAATCTCCTCACAGAATCACGCGGAAAGCGCGCAAACTCTGCCCGCAAGGCACAGTAA
- the LOC129789111 gene encoding antigen 5 like allergen Cul n 1-like yields MLQIKHLLIFVGVLVVVNAQSNYCKQESCSSGGVERPHIGCKNSGDFSETCSGDAEIVKMDKKKQNLLVKMHNRLRDRFARGAVPGFAPAAKMPMLKWNDELAKLAEYNVRTCKFAHDKCRAIDVCPYAGQNLAQMMSYPTHRDLNYVLKNLTREWFWEYRWAKQSQLDNYVGGPGKDNKQIGHFTAFVHEKTDKVGCAIARFTNEHNFKETLLACNYCYTNMMKERIYTQGKPCSQCQSKKCGPVYKNLCDPSEKVDPTPDVLKQWKHGK; encoded by the exons ATGTTGCAAATTA AACATCTTCTGATTTTTGTGGGAGTGCTCGTGGTTGTTAATGCACAGAGCAACTACTGCAAACAGGAATCGTGCTCATCGGGAGGTGTTGAGAGACCCCATATTGGGTGCAAAAACTCTGGAGATTTTTCAGAAACTTGCTCCGGAGATGCAGAAATTGTTAAGATGGACAAGAAGAAGCAGAACCTCCTTGTGAAAATGCACAATCGCCTGAGAGATAGGTTTGCTCGTGGTGCAGTGCCTGGCTTTGCACCAGCTGCGAAAATGCCAATGCTT aaatggAACGATGAACTGGCCAAATTGGCAGAGTACAACGTGAGAACGTGCAAATTTGCCCACGATAAATGCCGCGCAATTGATGTCTGCCCCTATGCTGGACAGAATCTAGCTCAAATGATGTCCTATCCTACCCATCGGGATCTAAATTACGTGCTTAAGAATCTCACAAGGGAATGGTTCTGGGAGTACAGA TGGGCTAAGCAATCTCAGCTTGATAATTACGTGGGTGGTCCTGGAAAAGACaa caAACAAATTGGACATTTCACAGCTTTTGTGCATGAGAAAACAGACAAAGTTGGATGCGCCATAGCTCGATTTACGAATGAGCACAATTTTAAGGAAACCCTCCTAGCTTGCAACTACTGCTACACGAATATGATGAAGGAGAGGATCTACACGCAGGGAAAACCTTGTTCACAGTGTCAGAGCAAAAAGTGTGGACCAGTCTACAAGAACCTGTGTGATCCTTCGGAGAAGGTTGACCCAACTCCTGATGTCCTTAAACAATGGAAGCATGGAAAATGA